The Microbacterium sp. Nx66 genome contains a region encoding:
- a CDS encoding ABC transporter permease, whose translation MSRIAAATPAGRFRFRWPRAWRTPLGIIGTVIAGAWIIVAFTAQWWVPYPPNAQVLPRLQAPGIDTILGTDGNGRDIFSRLMTGATVSLPLALMLVIAALIIGTLVGAVAGYFGRAVDETLMRITDLFMAFPTVILAMVVAASLGPSLFNAVIAAIVVSWPQYARVTRSIVLGLRGQNYVIAGRLLGHSPVRTLFVDILPNIAGPVLVLATLDIGAAILLLSGLSFLGLGAQPPTAEWGSMISGAMQNFDAWWLGVFPGLAILTVVLAFNFLGDAMRDVLDPTAEIAHEKQAEHTASATGVPA comes from the coding sequence ATGAGCCGCATCGCCGCAGCGACCCCCGCCGGACGCTTCCGCTTCCGCTGGCCGCGCGCCTGGCGCACCCCGCTCGGCATCATCGGCACCGTCATCGCCGGTGCGTGGATCATCGTCGCCTTCACCGCGCAGTGGTGGGTGCCCTACCCGCCGAACGCGCAGGTGCTGCCCCGTCTGCAGGCGCCGGGCATCGACACGATCCTCGGCACCGACGGCAACGGCCGCGACATCTTCTCCCGATTGATGACCGGCGCGACGGTGAGTCTGCCGCTCGCGCTCATGCTCGTGATCGCCGCCCTCATCATCGGCACCCTCGTCGGCGCGGTCGCCGGGTACTTCGGGCGCGCCGTCGACGAGACGCTCATGCGCATCACGGACCTGTTCATGGCGTTCCCGACCGTGATCCTCGCGATGGTGGTCGCGGCCTCGCTCGGCCCCTCGCTGTTCAACGCCGTCATCGCCGCGATCGTGGTCTCGTGGCCGCAGTACGCCCGCGTCACCCGCAGCATCGTGCTCGGTCTCCGCGGACAGAACTACGTGATCGCGGGCCGCCTGCTCGGACACTCGCCGGTGCGCACCCTGTTCGTCGACATCCTCCCGAACATCGCCGGCCCGGTCCTGGTGCTCGCGACACTCGACATCGGCGCGGCGATCCTGCTGCTCTCCGGCCTCTCCTTCCTCGGCCTGGGGGCGCAGCCGCCGACGGCCGAGTGGGGCTCGATGATCTCCGGTGCGATGCAGAACTTCGACGCCTGGTGGCTCGGAGTCTTCCCCGGTCTCGCGATCCTCACGGTGGTGCTCGCGTTCAACTTCCTCGGAGACGCGATGCGCGACGTGCTCGACCCGACCGCCGAGATCGCCCACGAGAAGCAGGCGGAGCACACGGCTTCCGCGACGGGGGTGCCCGCATGA
- a CDS encoding ABC transporter permease, whose product MTTVAVQRQAQRRRSPLVGYLLRRAGTSLLLLVGVTIVTFALTNLVPGDPVSAALGEGASQNPATREAFITANGLDQPLFVQYFIYMGNLLRGDLGTSLVTGRPVTSDLATAVPATIEIAISAIIVSLAVSIVLGTLAAYRRGLVTDQVIRVVTLVGLSVPTFWLALVSFYVFFLELRIAPGSGRISPSITPPPRVTGLYTVDYLLNGDAVGFFDALAHLALPVMVLSLVTIGLLTRFIRTSVLEVLGSDYVRAARAKGLPAMRVILDYVLRGASLPILTVVGVAFGALLSGTVLVESVFAWPGLGTYAYNSAANLDLPGIMGVGLVVGVIYLLINFIVDLLYGVLDPRVRIA is encoded by the coding sequence ATGACGACAGTGGCCGTGCAGAGGCAGGCGCAGCGGCGCCGCTCGCCTCTCGTCGGGTACCTGCTGCGGCGGGCCGGGACCTCCCTGCTCCTGTTGGTGGGCGTGACCATCGTCACGTTCGCGCTCACCAACCTGGTGCCGGGAGACCCGGTCTCGGCCGCGCTCGGCGAGGGCGCGTCGCAGAACCCCGCGACGCGCGAGGCGTTCATCACGGCGAACGGTCTCGACCAGCCACTGTTCGTGCAGTACTTCATCTATATGGGGAACCTGCTCCGCGGGGACCTCGGCACGTCGCTGGTGACCGGACGCCCGGTCACCAGCGACCTCGCCACCGCCGTGCCCGCGACGATCGAGATCGCGATCAGCGCGATCATCGTCAGCCTCGCGGTCAGCATCGTGCTCGGCACGCTCGCGGCCTACCGTCGCGGACTCGTCACCGACCAGGTCATCCGCGTCGTCACGCTCGTCGGGCTCAGCGTCCCGACCTTCTGGCTCGCGCTCGTCAGCTTCTACGTGTTCTTCCTGGAGCTGCGCATCGCGCCGGGCTCCGGACGCATCTCGCCGTCGATCACCCCGCCGCCCCGTGTGACCGGGCTCTACACGGTCGACTACCTCCTCAACGGCGACGCGGTGGGCTTCTTCGACGCCCTCGCGCACCTCGCGCTGCCGGTCATGGTGCTCTCGCTCGTGACCATCGGACTGCTCACCCGCTTCATCCGCACCTCGGTGCTCGAGGTCCTCGGCAGCGACTACGTGCGCGCGGCCCGTGCCAAGGGCCTGCCGGCCATGCGCGTCATCCTCGACTACGTGCTCCGGGGTGCCTCGCTGCCGATCCTGACGGTGGTCGGCGTGGCCTTCGGAGCCCTGCTCTCCGGAACGGTGCTTGTCGAGTCGGTGTTCGCCTGGCCGGGGCTGGGCACGTACGCCTACAACTCCGCCGCCAATCTCGACCTGCCCGGCATCATGGGTGTCGGTCTTGTGGTCGGTGTCATCTACCTCCTCATCAACTTCATCGTGGACCTGCTCTACGGCGTGCTCGACCCGAGAGTGAGGATCGCATGA
- a CDS encoding ABC transporter substrate-binding protein: MSSRRITPVIALGAVALLALAGCSGGNSANNSESSQGSDSLVIDTAFSIETTDPGHTYDPTGNMIAKALYETLVDFEGSDVSTPVPGLASWEQNDEATEFTFTLDGDRVFSDGSPIEAKDVVFSLQRIQGMADAKPNFLLGGLTIEEVDDKTIRFTSETPLLQLPAILANPALGIVNADVVMENGGTTDGSDSAQGFLDGESAGSGPFVLDTLDLSSQVILTRNDEYNGDEESAYSRVVVRNVSESATQLANLKGGDSMVAMDLNGDQVAGLGDDISVDSVPSGQTIFLLLNQGEAGGDLANVKIAEAIRYALDYDALLELAGAGAVQATGVIPPGFEGALDSGVEQDLDKAKAALEEAGYTGQTLKLQFPNDYPVGGVEFTPLAERIQAQLEDAGIAVDLAPAPFATELDAYVNGTEGFGLWFWGPDYADSANFLPFAPGLKVGLRAGWAAEANPEIAGIAAGAAAATDAEQRTEAFTEFAEAMQAEGPFVPLIVPGRNISSASSVSGAVYNSVWEMDIAEITPAG, translated from the coding sequence ATGTCGTCACGCCGTATCACGCCGGTCATCGCGCTCGGAGCCGTCGCGCTCCTGGCGCTCGCAGGTTGCTCGGGAGGGAACTCGGCGAACAACTCCGAGTCGTCCCAGGGCTCCGACTCCCTCGTCATCGACACCGCGTTCTCGATCGAGACGACCGACCCGGGTCACACCTACGACCCGACCGGCAACATGATCGCGAAGGCGCTGTACGAGACCCTCGTCGACTTCGAGGGCTCCGACGTCTCCACTCCGGTCCCTGGCCTGGCGTCGTGGGAGCAGAACGACGAGGCGACCGAGTTCACCTTCACGCTCGACGGCGACCGCGTGTTCTCCGACGGCTCGCCCATCGAGGCGAAGGACGTCGTGTTCTCGCTGCAGCGCATCCAGGGCATGGCAGACGCCAAGCCCAACTTCCTGCTCGGCGGCCTGACGATCGAGGAGGTCGACGACAAGACCATCCGGTTCACCTCGGAGACCCCGCTGCTGCAGCTCCCCGCGATCCTCGCGAACCCGGCGCTCGGCATCGTCAACGCCGACGTCGTCATGGAGAACGGCGGGACCACCGACGGCTCCGACAGCGCCCAGGGCTTCCTCGACGGCGAGTCCGCCGGATCCGGCCCCTTCGTGCTGGACACGCTCGACCTCAGCTCGCAGGTCATCCTCACCCGCAACGACGAGTACAACGGCGACGAGGAGTCGGCCTACAGCCGCGTCGTCGTGCGCAACGTCTCGGAGAGCGCGACCCAGCTCGCCAACCTCAAGGGCGGCGACTCGATGGTCGCGATGGACCTCAACGGCGACCAGGTCGCGGGCCTCGGCGACGACATCAGCGTCGACTCGGTCCCTTCCGGTCAGACCATCTTCCTGCTGCTCAACCAGGGCGAGGCCGGCGGTGACCTCGCGAACGTGAAGATCGCGGAGGCCATCCGCTACGCGCTCGACTACGACGCGCTGCTCGAGCTCGCGGGCGCGGGTGCCGTGCAGGCGACCGGCGTCATCCCGCCCGGGTTCGAGGGTGCCCTCGACAGCGGCGTGGAGCAGGACCTCGACAAGGCGAAGGCCGCGCTGGAGGAGGCCGGCTACACCGGTCAGACCCTCAAGCTCCAGTTCCCGAACGACTACCCGGTCGGCGGCGTGGAGTTCACGCCGCTCGCAGAGCGCATCCAGGCGCAGCTCGAGGACGCCGGCATCGCCGTCGACCTCGCTCCTGCACCGTTCGCGACCGAGCTCGACGCGTACGTCAACGGCACCGAGGGCTTCGGCCTCTGGTTCTGGGGTCCGGACTACGCCGACTCCGCGAACTTCCTGCCCTTCGCGCCCGGTCTGAAGGTCGGCCTCCGCGCCGGCTGGGCGGCCGAGGCGAACCCGGAGATCGCGGGCATCGCCGCCGGTGCGGCCGCCGCGACCGACGCCGAGCAGCGCACCGAGGCCTTCACGGAGTTCGCCGAGGCCATGCAGGCCGAGGGCCCGTTCGTGCCGCTGATCGTCCCCGGTCGCAACATCTCCTCCGCCTCCAGCGTGTCCGGCGCCGTCTACAACTCCGTGTGGGAGATGGACATCGCCGAGATCACGCCCGCCGGCTGA
- a CDS encoding Lrp/AsnC family transcriptional regulator, producing MSSKDADPSKQSGRSAAPLDETAYRILDVLRDNGRVSIAALAEKVGISRASAYTRVESLVHDGVITGFSARVDQAKAGLSIGALVFVTVMPQAWASFRERIIEMPDVEWCAITTGEHDAMLLIRAVDVSGVHEFSTGVIAQLPEVRTVVSVVVLDEVIRRPYLLPGDLPERQTEVPLGMTRWTPASPGRDALPPR from the coding sequence ATGTCCAGCAAGGACGCGGATCCGTCGAAGCAATCTGGACGAAGTGCCGCCCCTTTGGATGAGACGGCGTACAGAATCCTCGATGTGCTGCGCGATAACGGTCGCGTCTCGATCGCCGCGCTGGCCGAGAAGGTCGGCATCTCGCGGGCCAGCGCCTACACGCGGGTCGAGTCGCTCGTGCACGACGGCGTCATCACCGGATTCAGCGCGCGCGTGGATCAGGCGAAGGCCGGGCTGTCGATCGGGGCGCTCGTCTTCGTCACGGTGATGCCGCAGGCCTGGGCCTCGTTCCGGGAGCGCATCATCGAGATGCCGGACGTGGAGTGGTGCGCGATCACGACCGGGGAGCACGACGCGATGCTGCTCATCCGCGCCGTCGACGTGAGCGGCGTGCACGAGTTCTCGACGGGGGTCATCGCGCAGCTTCCGGAGGTGCGGACCGTGGTCAGCGTCGTCGTGCTCGACGAAGTGATCCGGCGGCCCTACCTGCTGCCCGGCGACCTGCCGGAGCGGCAGACCGAGGTCCCGCTGGGGATGACCCGGTGGACGCCGGCCTCCCCCGGTCGGGACGCACTCCCGCCGCGCTGA